One window of Candidatus Poribacteria bacterium genomic DNA carries:
- the cas10 gene encoding type III-A CRISPR-associated protein Cas10/Csm1 — MTKGEILWLGALLHDIGKFWERANDPVANADAGRYPARYSHESFSALFVDTFNHLFPDEPTLNHVRSLVQNHHNPTWVDEMKLSVADRLSSEERMEAEDEGGIGKSTTPLCSIFSNLRINEERIENRLYHRLRRLRFDRETIFAQTQVHISEEDYRGLWAEFSSEVRNLRQGDWRTLFALLKKYTSFIPSDTRRDTYPDVSLFDHLRTTAAIACCLEEWPDEEISTLNAALTRIWRGETLSESESKIYNEPLSALVKGDISGTQSFLYLITSAGAARGLRGRSFYLQLLCEVIARWILRRLSIPLTNLLFVGGGHFYLLIPWAEVQSLSQVQEELARKLWSIHRGDLSVNVAHVPVTAADFCKERFAEKWGEVSRAVSRKKLRRWRDLDDETFSKLFEPQETGGTEMICQICRFEGRLEEAETEEGEMVMKCQRCRGFEELGAITRNAGYMVEFEIPEEEIPPDIVDPDWRDSLRAFGVDIQIRGKGAPLPKPAYGALSATIYRFDTTDFISEERFKIPTSYDFKLLADATPVLEEEIARFGEIAEASRGAEWLGVLRMDVDSLGEVFRQGLGEHATISRMSALSEGLRLFFEAHVPRLCREVNESADQGLVYLIYAGGDDLFVVGSWNALPELAMKIRDEFRGYIGGDHITLSGGISVEHAKYPLYQLAENARSALDDEAKEFVRPDGCEKDALCFLSHTADWDTWRSIHSWKDRLVSLISPEKGKPLPRSFLTRLSEVYHAYLLNLSKLREMGSKGEIGMERLQELTRFGRWKWRLVYSLSRFAEQHKEAKETIEELQRDIAGGLIE, encoded by the coding sequence ATGACAAAAGGCGAAATCTTATGGTTAGGTGCGCTGCTACACGACATCGGCAAGTTCTGGGAACGGGCGAACGATCCGGTCGCCAACGCAGATGCCGGGCGGTATCCAGCGAGATACTCTCACGAGTCGTTCAGCGCCCTGTTCGTCGACACGTTCAATCATCTGTTCCCGGACGAACCGACGCTTAACCATGTACGTTCCCTCGTTCAGAACCATCATAACCCCACTTGGGTGGACGAGATGAAGCTCAGCGTGGCTGACAGACTCTCCTCCGAAGAGCGAATGGAGGCCGAGGATGAAGGGGGAATCGGAAAATCCACCACCCCGCTCTGCTCCATCTTCTCGAACCTGCGGATCAATGAGGAGAGGATCGAAAACCGACTTTATCACCGGCTGAGACGGCTGCGATTCGACCGTGAAACGATCTTCGCCCAAACACAGGTCCATATTTCTGAGGAGGATTATCGTGGACTCTGGGCGGAGTTCAGCTCGGAGGTCCGAAATCTCCGCCAAGGCGACTGGCGAACGTTGTTCGCACTCCTGAAAAAATACACCAGCTTTATCCCATCCGATACGCGTCGGGACACCTATCCCGATGTCTCGCTGTTCGATCATCTGAGGACCACCGCTGCGATAGCCTGCTGCCTTGAGGAATGGCCCGATGAGGAGATCTCAACGTTGAACGCGGCACTTACGAGGATCTGGAGAGGGGAGACTCTAAGCGAGAGTGAATCGAAGATCTACAACGAACCGCTTTCCGCCCTGGTCAAAGGCGACATCTCCGGCACCCAGAGCTTCCTGTATCTGATCACGAGCGCGGGGGCGGCAAGGGGGTTGCGAGGAAGGTCCTTCTACCTCCAGCTTCTCTGTGAGGTGATCGCCAGATGGATTCTGAGGAGGCTTTCGATCCCGCTCACAAATCTGCTGTTCGTCGGGGGTGGACATTTCTATCTCCTCATCCCCTGGGCGGAGGTGCAGAGTCTTTCACAGGTTCAGGAGGAGCTCGCCAGGAAGCTGTGGAGCATTCACAGAGGCGATCTCTCGGTGAACGTAGCCCATGTCCCCGTAACGGCCGCCGATTTCTGCAAAGAGAGATTCGCCGAGAAATGGGGGGAGGTCTCCAGGGCTGTCTCACGTAAGAAGCTGAGGAGATGGCGCGATCTTGACGACGAAACGTTCTCCAAGCTGTTTGAACCTCAGGAAACCGGGGGAACGGAGATGATCTGTCAGATCTGCAGGTTCGAGGGTCGATTGGAGGAGGCTGAGACTGAAGAGGGCGAGATGGTGATGAAATGCCAGAGATGTCGTGGGTTTGAGGAGCTAGGCGCAATCACTCGAAACGCCGGATATATGGTCGAGTTCGAGATCCCCGAGGAGGAGATACCGCCCGATATCGTTGACCCAGACTGGAGGGATTCGCTTCGGGCGTTCGGCGTTGACATACAAATACGGGGGAAAGGAGCCCCTCTGCCGAAACCCGCTTACGGCGCCCTCTCAGCCACGATCTATCGGTTCGACACGACGGACTTTATCTCTGAGGAGAGGTTCAAAATCCCAACGAGCTACGACTTCAAGCTGCTCGCGGACGCGACGCCCGTGCTTGAGGAGGAAATCGCCCGATTCGGTGAGATAGCCGAGGCGTCGCGGGGAGCCGAGTGGCTCGGAGTTTTGAGGATGGATGTGGACAGCCTCGGAGAGGTGTTCAGACAGGGTCTTGGGGAACATGCCACGATCTCCCGAATGAGCGCGTTGAGCGAAGGGCTCAGGCTCTTCTTCGAGGCACATGTGCCGAGGCTGTGTCGGGAGGTAAACGAATCCGCAGATCAAGGCCTAGTCTATTTGATCTACGCGGGTGGGGACGATCTGTTCGTCGTCGGCTCATGGAACGCCCTCCCGGAGCTGGCTATGAAGATCAGGGATGAGTTCAGAGGATATATCGGGGGCGACCACATCACCCTTTCAGGCGGCATCTCCGTCGAACATGCCAAATACCCCCTCTATCAGCTCGCGGAAAACGCGAGGAGCGCCCTTGACGATGAGGCGAAGGAATTTGTGCGCCCGGATGGGTGTGAGAAGGATGCGCTCTGTTTCCTGTCGCACACCGCCGACTGGGATACCTGGAGGTCAATTCACAGTTGGAAGGATAGGCTCGTGTCGTTGATCTCACCGGAGAAAGGCAAGCCGCTTCCGAGATCGTTTTTGACGAGGCTATCGGAGGTCTACCACGCCTATCTTTTAAACCTCTCAAAGTTGAGGGAGATGGGAAGCAAGGGTGAGATCGGCATGGAAAGGCTGCAGGAACTCACCCGTTTTGGCAGATGGAAATGGAGGCTGGTCTATAGCCTTTCGAGGTTCGCCGAGCAACATAAGGAGGCGAAGGAGACGATAGAGGAGCTCCAGCGTGATATCGCCGGAGGGTTGATAGAACA